A genome region from Arachis duranensis cultivar V14167 chromosome 8, aradu.V14167.gnm2.J7QH, whole genome shotgun sequence includes the following:
- the LOC107461387 gene encoding uncharacterized protein LOC107461387, which translates to MNLGGAGVERKLQLAELECLRLEAYDNARLYKEKLKAIHDKNIRRREFQLGDLVLLYNSRLRLLPGKLRSRWDGPYQVEKVEPYGVYHLRHPTSPDIFKVNGHRLKLYHGEQRKNSKEIEVFLLRDATLEQAL; encoded by the coding sequence ATGAACTTGGGTGGGGCCGGCGTAGAGAGAAAGCTTCAATTGGCGGAATTGGAATGCTTGAGATTAGAAGCTTACGACAACGCTAGGCTCTATAAGGAAAAGTTGAAAGCCATCCATGACAAGAACATTAGGAGAAGAGAGTTCCAACTCGGTGACCTAGTCCTTCTCTACAATTCAAGGTTGAGATTACTACCCGGAAAGCTCAGATCAAGGTGGGATGGACCCTACCAAGTGGAGAAAGTAGAACCTTATGGGGTCTACCACTTGCGCCACCCAACAAGCCCGGACATCTTCAAGGTAAACGGGCACCGCCTCAAATTGTAtcatggtgagcaaagaaagaacTCCAAGGAAATTGAAGTGTTCCTCTTGAGGGATGCAACTCTTGAACAAGCATTATGA